The following are encoded in a window of Bacillus sp. SORGH_AS_0510 genomic DNA:
- the rbsK gene encoding ribokinase codes for MSKVVVVGSYVVDLMSRTPHLPKPGETVLGGPFKMGPGGKGGNQATAAARSGSEVTFITKLGDDLFGREALAHFTAEKVNTQFMKVDPNQATGAALIAVDEQSENSIVVALGACGTITEEEVVAAEDTFKQADVVLVQLETSIEAVVTTVRLAKEWDVPVILNPAPYQEFPREILADIAYITPNETEAFELSGVEVTDEASALFAAKKIHDMGVGTVIITLGAKGAYLYEGGEKGELISSFKVHAVDTTGAGDAFNGGFAHALSNGQSVREAMTYANAVAALSVTKIGTAPAMPYQHEVEELMVKKA; via the coding sequence GGACCATTTAAGATGGGACCTGGTGGAAAGGGAGGGAACCAGGCAACAGCAGCGGCACGTTCTGGTTCAGAAGTTACGTTTATAACTAAATTGGGGGATGATCTTTTTGGCAGAGAGGCCTTGGCACATTTTACTGCAGAAAAAGTAAACACCCAGTTTATGAAAGTAGATCCTAATCAAGCGACTGGAGCTGCGTTGATTGCTGTGGATGAGCAGAGCGAAAACAGTATTGTGGTTGCATTAGGGGCATGCGGAACGATTACGGAAGAAGAAGTAGTTGCTGCGGAAGATACATTCAAACAAGCTGACGTTGTGTTAGTTCAATTAGAGACTAGTATTGAGGCAGTGGTGACAACAGTACGTCTAGCCAAGGAATGGGATGTACCGGTGATTTTAAATCCTGCTCCCTATCAGGAATTTCCTAGAGAAATCCTAGCAGATATTGCCTATATTACACCGAATGAAACGGAAGCATTCGAGTTAAGTGGTGTAGAGGTAACGGACGAAGCATCTGCACTATTTGCTGCGAAAAAAATTCATGATATGGGTGTAGGTACGGTCATTATTACCCTTGGTGCGAAAGGTGCCTACCTTTATGAAGGAGGAGAAAAAGGGGAACTCATATCGAGCTTTAAGGTTCATGCCGTTGATACAACAGGCGCGGGAGATGCCTTTAACGGGGGCTTTGCTCACGCACTAAGCAACGGCCAGTCGGTTCGAGAAGCAATGACCTACGCCAACGCTGTAGCAGCCCTTTCGGTTACCAAAATAGGCACCGCACCAGCGATGCCATACCAGCATGAAGTAGAAGAACTTATGGTTAAAAAAGCTTAA
- the zupT gene encoding zinc transporter ZupT, which translates to MTENLLLAFGLTLFAGLATGIGSILAFFTSHTNTKFLSVTLGFSAGVMIYVSMIEIFVKAKVALVDALGLGPGSWVTMGAFFAGMLLIASIDKFIPKQSNPHELKTVEDMNSPASMGNKPDLLKMGTFTALAIGIHNFPEGIATFTSALQDPALGIAIAVAIAIHNIPEGIAVSVPVYFATGDKKRAFKLSFLSGLSEPIGALAAYLFLMPFLNEIMFGIIFAAVAGIMVFISLDELLPAAKRYDEAHLSIYGLIGGMVVVMALSLLLFI; encoded by the coding sequence GTGACTGAAAATCTTTTGTTGGCATTTGGATTGACCTTGTTTGCCGGCCTTGCAACAGGGATTGGGAGCATTTTGGCATTCTTCACATCCCATACCAATACAAAATTCTTATCGGTGACCCTGGGTTTCTCTGCAGGTGTCATGATTTATGTGTCCATGATTGAAATTTTTGTTAAAGCAAAGGTTGCCCTTGTGGATGCCCTTGGATTAGGCCCGGGAAGCTGGGTAACCATGGGCGCCTTCTTTGCCGGTATGTTGCTAATTGCTAGCATCGACAAGTTTATTCCTAAACAAAGTAACCCGCATGAACTAAAGACAGTTGAAGATATGAATAGTCCTGCAAGCATGGGAAATAAACCAGACTTATTAAAAATGGGGACATTTACTGCGCTTGCGATTGGCATTCACAACTTTCCTGAAGGAATCGCTACCTTCACCTCTGCCCTACAAGACCCGGCGCTCGGAATTGCCATTGCTGTGGCCATTGCGATTCACAATATTCCGGAGGGCATTGCTGTTTCTGTCCCTGTGTATTTTGCGACAGGTGATAAAAAAAGAGCATTTAAGCTCTCCTTCCTGTCTGGCTTATCGGAACCGATTGGCGCTTTAGCCGCTTATCTTTTCTTGATGCCTTTTCTAAACGAGATTATGTTTGGAATAATTTTCGCTGCCGTTGCAGGCATAATGGTATTTATCTCTCTCGATGAACTTCTACCTGCAGCGAAAAGATATGACGAAGCGCATTTATCCATCTATGGCCTCATCGGCGGCATGGTCGTCGTCATGGCACTTAGTTTATTGCTATTTATCTAA